The following are encoded together in the Thalassomonas haliotis genome:
- the tagF gene encoding type VI secretion system-associated protein TagF, with the protein MIKGIGFYGKLPAFGDFVRRNLGAAFIDRWDNWQMRAMESASWQLKDNWQKLYLNAPVWRFYLSEGLLDDNAFLGITMPSVDKVGRLYPFTLVVELGRQDNPLALLSCLDSELIRLEDFLIALLDKESIDLKALLEHLTRETEAALTGRMLPQVVASPLTAGELFSCQLTDLQDLTPAVSAMACNFIKHQSLKYSFWWSCGSQLRAPQFRVFDDMPPSQAYISFLERAN; encoded by the coding sequence ATGATCAAAGGCATAGGTTTTTATGGCAAATTGCCGGCATTTGGCGATTTTGTCCGCCGCAATCTGGGGGCGGCTTTTATTGACCGCTGGGACAACTGGCAAATGCGGGCAATGGAAAGCGCCAGCTGGCAGCTGAAAGACAACTGGCAAAAGCTGTACCTAAATGCCCCGGTGTGGCGTTTTTACCTCAGTGAAGGCCTGTTGGATGACAATGCCTTTTTAGGGATCACTATGCCCAGTGTCGACAAAGTGGGCAGATTATACCCCTTTACTCTAGTTGTGGAATTGGGCCGGCAAGATAATCCGCTGGCGTTATTGTCTTGCCTGGACAGCGAACTGATCCGCCTTGAAGATTTTCTAATCGCTCTACTGGATAAGGAAAGCATAGATCTTAAGGCCTTGCTGGAGCATCTGACCCGGGAAACCGAGGCAGCACTTACCGGGCGGATGTTACCTCAGGTAGTGGCTTCACCATTAACCGCCGGTGAACTTTTTAGTTGTCAACTCACCGACTTGCAGGATCTGACACCGGCGGTATCTGCCATGGCCTGTAATTTTATTAAACATCAAAGCCTAAAATACAGCTTTTGGTGGTCATGCGGCAGCCAGCTGCGTGCGCCGCAGTTTAGGGTGTTTGACGATATGCCGCCTTCACAGGCTTATATCAGCTTTTTGGAAAGAGCAAATTGA
- the tssM gene encoding type VI secretion system membrane subunit TssM yields the protein MAKVKSALKKLFTLSWFKPLVLVICLSLLIWFAGPYFAFAGYYPLYQASQRLLVVLLLLLIWAVSAFYRYHQEKKKEQQLNQALAGDAQDQADKDAEALELKEKFRQAFTLINKSAGGQQLLSRLPWYMIIGSPGCGKTTLLANSGLEFPLAGQLGEPAVKGVGGTKNCDWWFSREAVLLDTAGRYTSRDSHSELDRAAWEQFLALICKFRQKPINGVLVAMGIDELLTAGPGVLSEQINAARQRVSELNSCFKVKLPVYLLLTKTDLLPGFSEFFESYGYREREQVFGLTFTGTGGVAEFDQAFAALTHSLCRQQWRRMEQERDSGRKKSIYLFSHQVAALKNALKELVTAFCREDDFTRAGIVRGVYFTSGTQHGAPIDNLLANVATSLSLNAKNTLSFPLEARSYFIKNLLQDLVFKEANAFGVFSAYEKRKKRLLTAAFSLAGTMTLLLLAGWYFSYLDNQAMIRQTDRQLLTWLKQYQHTGKQAMAVPQGLQPLNELTDMLASLKAQQGGFLQLGLGQAGALYQAVNESYRRLANVIVLPWVKTLFESQLSRSHVDNGVIFQNLKAYLMLDREQQRDIGFLMEQTASSWQQQKRLSKEQLDSLLGHFQHLLREPGLRVTLDQQVITRAQSKLKQSQLADLYYHQFKQGYLGNSGFMLTMADIAGPQWQEVFAAPRQPEKVLSLFYSREFFEKVDKALLEAFLHDHGRYAWVLGEQEREPDLRRLKTDIIKLYTQDYIKAWQSLLGQLDIDAFTQLSRGISALESASGSHSPFIYLLNTLELNTRLSKPGLLDKTQKLLDKGFSGESRLRRLAEQGAGLGDETLTPKEQVTQAFAAINAVNAEENKLAYQDKLLNALSELFVHLSLLSQQRGQGVLAETKQDHKAVKQLSTFAVRQPMPLKRWLRQISQETENVLWYGASREVARLWQQSYLKQCQKITAQGYPFMPLANQEVLLQDFSALFGQSGLLQRFYDQYLDKLVDNVSIPWRWKGEVPAKLLHSEQALRFFEQANLIRQSYFDLSGDNPFVELEFTPVYLDPRVRRFSLNISGQLVAYQFGPPISKKIAWPGGRGVEHIAMSFTRQDGSEVVHREEGTFGLFRLLASSKVKPLKKNSFQLAFTLDGYQAIYAVASRRRGHPLAIPALSEFVCLERL from the coding sequence ATGGCAAAGGTAAAGTCAGCGTTAAAAAAACTCTTTACCCTCAGCTGGTTTAAGCCGCTGGTGCTGGTGATTTGCTTATCCCTGCTCATCTGGTTTGCCGGTCCCTATTTTGCCTTTGCCGGTTACTATCCTTTATATCAGGCATCACAGCGTTTGTTAGTGGTTTTATTGTTATTGCTGATCTGGGCAGTAAGCGCCTTTTATCGCTACCATCAGGAGAAAAAAAAGGAGCAGCAGCTAAATCAGGCACTGGCCGGGGACGCACAGGATCAGGCAGATAAAGATGCCGAAGCCCTGGAGCTGAAAGAAAAGTTCCGTCAGGCCTTTACCCTGATCAATAAAAGTGCCGGCGGGCAGCAACTGCTCAGCCGTTTACCCTGGTATATGATCATAGGTTCGCCGGGCTGTGGTAAAACAACCTTACTAGCCAATTCAGGCTTAGAGTTTCCCCTTGCCGGCCAGTTAGGCGAGCCCGCGGTAAAAGGGGTTGGCGGCACAAAAAATTGCGACTGGTGGTTTAGCCGGGAGGCGGTATTGCTTGATACCGCAGGCCGTTATACCAGCCGGGACAGCCATAGTGAGCTCGACCGCGCAGCCTGGGAGCAGTTTCTTGCGCTTATTTGCAAGTTTCGCCAAAAGCCCATTAACGGCGTGCTGGTGGCCATGGGGATTGATGAACTGTTAACGGCCGGCCCGGGTGTCCTCAGTGAACAGATAAATGCCGCCAGACAAAGGGTGAGTGAGTTAAACAGCTGTTTTAAAGTGAAGTTGCCGGTATATTTGCTGCTGACTAAAACGGATTTGCTGCCGGGATTTAGCGAGTTTTTTGAAAGTTATGGTTACCGCGAGCGGGAGCAGGTCTTCGGGCTGACCTTCACCGGTACCGGGGGAGTGGCCGAGTTCGACCAGGCGTTTGCGGCATTGACGCATTCCTTGTGCCGTCAGCAGTGGCGGCGCATGGAGCAGGAGCGCGACAGCGGGCGCAAGAAAAGTATTTATTTGTTTAGCCACCAGGTGGCGGCATTAAAAAATGCCCTGAAGGAGTTGGTCACGGCATTTTGCCGCGAAGATGATTTTACCCGGGCAGGTATCGTCCGGGGAGTGTACTTTACCAGCGGTACCCAGCATGGCGCTCCGATAGATAATTTGCTGGCCAATGTTGCCACCAGTTTAAGTTTAAACGCTAAAAACACACTCAGCTTTCCTCTTGAAGCGCGCAGTTATTTTATTAAAAACCTGTTGCAAGACCTGGTGTTTAAGGAAGCCAATGCCTTTGGCGTATTTTCGGCTTATGAAAAACGTAAAAAACGTTTGTTAACTGCCGCTTTTTCCCTGGCCGGCACTATGACGTTATTGCTGCTGGCGGGCTGGTATTTCAGTTACCTGGATAATCAAGCCATGATCCGGCAAACCGACCGGCAGCTGCTGACTTGGTTGAAGCAATATCAGCATACCGGTAAGCAGGCTATGGCAGTGCCGCAGGGCTTGCAGCCGCTAAATGAGCTGACGGATATGCTGGCCAGCTTAAAAGCGCAGCAGGGCGGTTTTCTGCAGCTGGGGCTGGGGCAGGCGGGAGCGCTTTATCAGGCGGTTAATGAAAGCTATCGGCGTCTGGCCAATGTGATCGTATTGCCCTGGGTAAAAACCTTATTTGAAAGTCAATTATCACGCAGCCATGTTGATAACGGCGTTATTTTTCAAAACCTGAAGGCATACCTGATGCTGGATCGCGAGCAGCAAAGGGATATAGGTTTTTTAATGGAGCAGACGGCTTCAAGCTGGCAGCAACAAAAGCGGCTGTCCAAAGAGCAGTTGGATTCCCTGCTCGGTCATTTTCAGCATTTGCTGCGTGAGCCAGGTTTAAGGGTTACCCTGGATCAACAAGTGATCACCCGGGCGCAAAGCAAGCTGAAACAAAGCCAGTTAGCCGATTTATATTATCACCAGTTTAAACAGGGCTATCTTGGCAATAGCGGCTTTATGCTCACCATGGCGGATATAGCCGGACCCCAGTGGCAAGAAGTGTTTGCTGCGCCGCGGCAGCCGGAAAAAGTATTGTCTTTGTTTTACAGCCGGGAGTTTTTTGAAAAAGTTGACAAAGCGCTGCTGGAAGCGTTCTTACATGACCATGGCCGTTATGCCTGGGTATTGGGCGAGCAGGAGAGAGAGCCGGATCTGCGGCGGTTAAAAACCGATATCATCAAGCTTTATACGCAGGATTATATTAAGGCATGGCAAAGCTTGCTCGGGCAATTAGACATCGATGCCTTTACCCAGCTTTCCAGGGGGATCAGCGCCCTGGAAAGTGCCAGCGGCAGTCACTCTCCTTTTATTTACCTGTTGAATACCCTGGAATTAAATACCCGTTTGAGTAAACCCGGTTTGCTGGATAAAACCCAGAAATTATTGGACAAAGGTTTTTCCGGGGAAAGCCGGTTGCGGCGCTTAGCCGAACAGGGGGCAGGGCTTGGCGATGAAACCCTCACCCCGAAAGAGCAGGTGACACAGGCGTTTGCTGCTATCAATGCCGTAAATGCTGAGGAAAATAAACTGGCTTACCAGGATAAGTTACTCAATGCCCTTTCTGAGCTTTTTGTCCATTTGTCGCTGTTAAGCCAGCAAAGGGGACAAGGGGTCCTTGCTGAGACTAAACAAGATCATAAAGCCGTTAAGCAGTTAAGCACTTTTGCCGTCAGGCAACCTATGCCGTTAAAGCGTTGGCTGAGGCAAATCAGCCAGGAAACCGAGAATGTTTTATGGTATGGCGCCAGCAGGGAAGTGGCCCGGTTATGGCAACAATCCTATTTAAAACAATGTCAAAAGATCACGGCTCAAGGTTATCCCTTTATGCCTTTGGCCAACCAGGAAGTTTTGCTGCAGGACTTTAGCGCCCTTTTTGGGCAGTCGGGGCTGTTGCAGCGTTTTTATGATCAATACCTGGACAAGCTGGTTGATAATGTCAGTATTCCCTGGCGCTGGAAGGGGGAAGTGCCGGCAAAATTATTACATTCAGAGCAGGCGCTGAGGTTTTTCGAGCAGGCAAACCTGATCAGGCAAAGTTATTTCGATTTAAGCGGCGACAACCCTTTTGTCGAGCTTGAATTTACCCCGGTTTATCTGGATCCCCGGGTGAGGCGTTTTAGCCTGAATATTTCCGGGCAGCTGGTGGCTTACCAGTTCGGTCCGCCGATCAGCAAAAAGATCGCCTGGCCCGGTGGCCGTGGGGTTGAACATATCGCCATGTCGTTTACCCGCCAGGACGGCAGCGAAGTGGTGCACAGGGAAGAAGGCACTTTTGGCTTATTTCGCCTGTTGGCCAGTAGCAAGGTTAAGCCCCTGAAAAAAAACAGCTTCCAACTGGCCTTCACTTTAGATGGCTATCAGGCCATTTATGCCGTGGCTTCCCGGCGCAGGGGACATCCTTTGGCTATTCCCGCTTTATCCGAATTTGTCTGCCTGGAGCGTTTATGA
- the icmH gene encoding type IVB secretion system protein IcmH/DotU, with translation MSNHDDNNIGIPNPGGRRAAGDSSEETQIAGVDFARRVRARLDATQPLCLDSLENPLLAAANDILIFAGSVAVIAPGTTAEQLRQDIENKLLAFESLVVQAGQSRETALTARYILCCLVDEIVLTTPWGNDSHWAQLTLLAKLHNETWGGEKFFQLTGKLLQQPGQNINLLELIYVCLSLGFAGKYRIAKDNGATLSKINQQLAAAITQVRRGENIPLSPAWQSACEPAGEALTYQSPYLLFSLMLIVLAIGYFSFFFLLRGQVEPVYRHLSDVAWQELISWEKQQAPDRGIVNGKAKEIAGQTTGPVLDRIRRLFSQDIKQGLVSVDLAQDFVVIRLKHSALFTSGSQVPDSQFLPDKVAFKAILDGYQGSVLVVGHTDSTGKAESNWSISLSRANAVKAWLASLTVRPGRIYARGVADSQPLAANNSDENRSRNRRVEVMLLIKGLASWQR, from the coding sequence GTGTCTAACCATGATGATAACAACATAGGCATACCGAACCCGGGGGGACGACGGGCAGCCGGTGACAGCAGTGAAGAAACACAAATTGCCGGAGTTGATTTTGCCCGCCGTGTCAGGGCCAGGTTAGATGCAACGCAGCCGCTGTGTTTGGACAGCCTGGAAAACCCTTTACTGGCAGCGGCCAATGATATTTTAATTTTTGCCGGCAGTGTTGCCGTCATTGCGCCGGGAACCACAGCGGAGCAGCTCAGGCAAGATATAGAAAACAAGTTATTGGCATTCGAATCCCTGGTGGTTCAGGCAGGGCAGAGCAGGGAAACGGCATTGACGGCACGTTATATTTTGTGTTGCCTGGTGGATGAAATTGTCCTGACTACTCCCTGGGGGAATGACAGTCACTGGGCGCAGCTGACCTTGCTGGCTAAGTTGCATAATGAAACCTGGGGCGGTGAAAAGTTTTTCCAGTTAACGGGTAAGTTGTTACAACAGCCGGGGCAGAATATTAACCTGTTGGAATTGATTTATGTTTGTTTGAGCCTGGGTTTTGCCGGCAAATACCGCATCGCCAAAGATAATGGTGCCACCCTGAGTAAAATTAACCAGCAGCTGGCAGCGGCTATTACACAGGTACGGCGCGGGGAAAATATCCCCTTGTCTCCCGCCTGGCAAAGTGCCTGCGAACCTGCTGGTGAAGCATTGACTTACCAATCCCCGTACCTGCTTTTTTCATTGATGTTAATTGTCCTGGCCATTGGCTATTTTTCTTTTTTCTTTTTATTACGCGGTCAGGTTGAACCTGTATACCGGCATTTGTCGGATGTCGCCTGGCAGGAGTTAATCAGTTGGGAAAAGCAGCAGGCGCCCGATCGGGGCATAGTTAATGGCAAGGCTAAGGAAATTGCAGGGCAAACCACTGGTCCTGTACTGGACAGGATCAGGAGGCTGTTTTCCCAGGATATCAAGCAGGGTCTGGTCAGTGTCGATTTGGCGCAAGATTTTGTCGTGATCCGCCTAAAGCATAGCGCACTCTTTACCAGCGGCAGTCAGGTGCCGGATAGCCAGTTTTTACCGGATAAGGTGGCTTTTAAGGCGATACTTGACGGTTATCAGGGTTCAGTGCTGGTGGTGGGTCATACCGACTCTACCGGCAAAGCTGAATCAAACTGGAGTATTTCCCTGAGCCGGGCCAATGCTGTTAAAGCCTGGCTGGCATCCCTGACGGTCCGTCCCGGGCGCATATATGCCCGGGGGGTTGCCGACAGCCAGCCGCTGGCGGCTAATAACAGTGATGAAAACAGGAGCCGCAACCGCAGGGTCGAAGTGATGTTGCTGATTAAGGGGTTGGCATCATGGCAAAGGTAA
- the tssK gene encoding type VI secretion system baseplate subunit TssK, protein MPGQKRVVWSEGMLMLPQHFQQQTRYFEQLIQGQYSHYQYPMWGVANLEIDAALLNAGKLSLAKASGFFPDGSFFEVPDRDNLPSALEITGQDRGQIIYLGLYLFHANNTEVNRDQQKASYCRYLLEEIPLRDTSCDHAEKSHVEVCGLNLRLLREKDDRAEYLCIPLARVKEVKGDGKVELSHDFIASTINIKSCAYISSALEELESVARHRAEAIANRVSVEGKAVASEVSDFLMLLCLNRYLPRLVHANSQACVHPYFLFLLFIEIIGELSTFTHAGKLAPDLPVYNHRQLTECFEVLLGELKASFSTVLEQKSVNIALKDGKYGVNVAVLPDKRLLTNSAFVLAVSADMGLDELRKFFPAQVKIGAVEEIKELVNVQLPGIQITPLAVAPRQIPYQKGTVYFELVQQGQYWQSLETSGGLAIHVGSKFPNLKLDLWAVRTS, encoded by the coding sequence ATGCCCGGGCAAAAAAGAGTCGTCTGGAGCGAAGGCATGCTGATGCTGCCTCAGCATTTTCAGCAGCAAACCCGTTATTTTGAGCAGCTGATTCAAGGTCAGTACAGCCATTATCAATACCCCATGTGGGGAGTGGCAAATCTTGAAATCGATGCCGCTTTACTTAATGCCGGTAAGTTAAGCCTGGCAAAGGCATCGGGTTTTTTCCCCGACGGCAGTTTTTTCGAGGTTCCGGACCGGGACAACCTGCCTTCGGCACTGGAAATCACCGGGCAGGACCGCGGACAGATCATTTATCTGGGTTTATACCTTTTTCACGCCAACAATACCGAAGTTAACCGCGACCAGCAAAAAGCCAGTTATTGCCGTTATTTGCTTGAAGAAATACCGCTAAGGGATACCAGCTGCGATCACGCCGAAAAAAGTCATGTTGAAGTCTGCGGGTTAAATTTAAGATTACTCAGGGAAAAGGATGACAGGGCTGAGTATCTCTGCATTCCGCTTGCTCGGGTGAAGGAAGTCAAAGGGGACGGCAAGGTGGAGCTTAGCCATGATTTTATCGCTTCAACCATCAATATCAAAAGCTGTGCTTATATCAGCAGTGCGCTGGAAGAGCTTGAAAGTGTCGCTCGCCACCGGGCCGAGGCAATTGCCAACCGGGTTTCTGTTGAAGGCAAGGCGGTGGCAAGTGAAGTCTCTGATTTTTTGATGTTGCTCTGCCTGAACCGCTATTTGCCCCGGCTGGTACATGCCAACTCTCAAGCCTGTGTCCACCCTTATTTCCTGTTCCTGCTCTTTATCGAGATCATTGGCGAGCTTTCAACCTTTACCCATGCCGGCAAATTAGCACCTGACTTGCCTGTGTATAACCACCGGCAGTTGACTGAGTGTTTTGAAGTTCTGCTGGGGGAACTCAAGGCCTCCTTTAGTACCGTGCTTGAACAAAAGTCCGTCAATATAGCGCTGAAAGATGGCAAATATGGCGTGAATGTCGCCGTACTGCCGGATAAACGGCTGTTAACCAACAGTGCTTTTGTACTGGCGGTGAGTGCGGATATGGGCCTGGATGAATTAAGGAAGTTTTTCCCGGCGCAGGTCAAGATAGGGGCCGTAGAGGAAATTAAAGAGTTAGTGAATGTCCAGTTGCCCGGGATCCAAATCACGCCGCTGGCGGTGGCGCCCCGGCAGATACCTTATCAAAAGGGCACAGTCTATTTTGAACTGGTGCAGCAGGGACAGTATTGGCAAAGCCTGGAAACATCAGGGGGGCTTGCCATCCATGTCGGCAGCAAGTTTCCCAACCTGAAATTAGATCTTTGGGCGGTAAGGACAAGTTAA
- the tssJ gene encoding type VI secretion system lipoprotein TssJ: protein MAILPKLISLTALSWLVLTACVSPADKEIGFVYEIEAVKNINPNFSGDPSPVLLRVFQLTNDANFAKSGFTDLLATDLGGLGNELIQSNDYLVQPGSTETIKIDISKETKYFGLVSGFMDIENASWRQLVAVPEKKMYIFGRGKLLIRVNKLSINAQIRE from the coding sequence ATGGCCATATTACCGAAACTCATTTCTCTTACCGCCCTGTCTTGGCTTGTTTTAACCGCCTGTGTCTCTCCTGCGGATAAAGAAATAGGCTTTGTTTATGAAATTGAAGCGGTTAAAAACATCAATCCCAATTTTTCAGGCGATCCGTCACCGGTGCTTTTACGGGTATTTCAGCTGACCAATGATGCCAACTTTGCCAAATCCGGTTTTACCGATTTATTGGCGACAGATCTGGGCGGTTTAGGTAATGAGTTGATTCAGAGCAATGACTACCTGGTGCAGCCGGGCAGCACAGAGACCATTAAAATTGATATTTCTAAGGAGACTAAATATTTCGGCCTGGTATCCGGTTTTATGGATATAGAAAATGCCTCCTGGCGGCAGCTGGTGGCGGTACCGGAGAAGAAAATGTATATTTTTGGCAGGGGAAAGTTGTTGATCCGGGTTAATAAGTTAAGTATTAACGCCCAGATCCGGGAGTAA
- the tagH gene encoding type VI secretion system-associated FHA domain protein TagH — protein MAVTLELSVVNTQKPQMPAQVINIGEGGATIGRGAGNTCVLEDAKRFISSRHAQIDYFQGSFFFTDTSTNGCWLKEADEAIGKGNRVKLDNSTAVIIGPYELHFLLKEDKKPAVTVSAVQAGQGSDNSRDEDLLRDNEPDPVQQILNGVNPFAEATSAEGDDVIAPLEQAFTSAPFTGPDLNGQSEVPLAEVPLSDGADNALDGYFKPDKVAVEKIPTDWDFNEAVSPPTDQQTFAPAVEPDNSSNKQQEMAEVNVGQKPVDHAPDLSANISGENPLKGGVDRFDAVAALSRQLGLALPPELLQNPEPFIDDIADVVNEAMAGIINLINGRAVFKQSSRLAMTTIQPKSNNPLKFSVDKQDALEHLFTRRKPAYLGAKAAVNQAITDLQIHEMAFVAGLQAALQQVLQTLSPQQIEKTAAASPNKLRSLLSAPKYWQQYKSSHEQLERKITENLNEFLGQDFARAYEQQVLKLNQEHQESSK, from the coding sequence ATGGCTGTCACTTTAGAACTTAGCGTCGTTAATACTCAAAAGCCTCAAATGCCGGCGCAGGTTATTAATATTGGTGAAGGGGGAGCAACCATAGGCAGAGGGGCAGGCAATACCTGCGTGCTTGAAGATGCGAAACGTTTTATTTCCTCCAGACATGCGCAGATAGATTATTTTCAAGGCAGCTTTTTCTTTACCGACACCAGTACCAATGGCTGCTGGTTAAAGGAAGCCGATGAGGCAATAGGGAAAGGCAACAGAGTCAAACTCGATAATAGCACTGCGGTTATTATCGGCCCTTATGAGCTGCACTTTTTATTAAAGGAAGATAAAAAACCTGCTGTGACGGTTAGTGCTGTGCAGGCAGGCCAAGGCAGCGATAATTCCCGGGATGAAGATCTTCTAAGGGATAATGAGCCAGATCCTGTCCAGCAAATATTAAATGGCGTTAATCCTTTCGCTGAAGCCACCTCTGCTGAGGGCGATGATGTTATTGCTCCGCTGGAGCAAGCTTTTACCTCAGCACCTTTTACCGGCCCCGATCTCAACGGGCAAAGTGAAGTCCCATTAGCTGAAGTACCATTAAGTGATGGCGCCGATAATGCGCTTGATGGTTATTTTAAGCCGGATAAGGTCGCAGTGGAGAAAATTCCCACCGATTGGGATTTTAACGAAGCGGTCTCTCCACCCACTGACCAACAAACATTTGCACCGGCGGTTGAACCCGATAACAGTTCGAATAAACAGCAGGAGATGGCAGAGGTTAATGTCGGACAAAAACCTGTTGACCATGCGCCTGATTTGTCTGCGAACATCAGCGGAGAAAACCCGCTAAAAGGTGGTGTTGACCGTTTTGATGCTGTTGCCGCCCTAAGCCGTCAGTTGGGACTGGCACTTCCTCCCGAGTTGCTACAAAACCCCGAGCCTTTTATTGATGACATTGCCGATGTTGTGAACGAAGCCATGGCCGGCATCATCAATCTAATCAACGGCCGGGCCGTTTTTAAGCAAAGTTCAAGACTGGCGATGACCACAATTCAACCCAAATCCAACAACCCGCTGAAGTTTTCCGTCGATAAACAAGATGCCTTAGAGCATTTATTTACCCGCAGGAAACCCGCTTATCTTGGGGCTAAAGCCGCGGTCAACCAGGCGATCACTGACTTGCAAATTCATGAAATGGCCTTTGTTGCCGGGCTTCAGGCGGCCCTGCAGCAAGTGCTGCAAACCCTGTCGCCGCAGCAGATAGAAAAAACAGCGGCGGCATCCCCCAATAAACTGCGCAGCTTATTGTCTGCACCTAAGTATTGGCAACAGTATAAAAGCAGCCATGAGCAACTTGAGCGCAAGATCACTGAAAATCTCAATGAATTCTTAGGGCAGGATTTTGCCCGGGCCTATGAGCAACAGGTTTTAAAACTTAATCAGGAACATCAGGAGTCAAGCAAATAA
- a CDS encoding DUF2169 family type VI secretion system accessory protein → MLQLVNHTPFTSQLLITTNPEGEDIAVLCIKASFSLLPEVMLAQEQLPVQLSDEFIGDPQSSSLLYASECLLAKPGQDIVVNGAAWSPTGKPEPVFDCGISIGRFAKSIRVFGDRHWHKGNISTPLPVVSMPLVYENAYGGCHHFLPDQPLSPQSAIFYPQNPIGKGFCGRRKKKDIQGLPLPNLENPQQLIANIQDTVLPWSLGYIPGHWSPRKAYSGSYDSQWQQQRSPLLPLDFERKFFLTGAYGCNLPPGSLGGGEKVKLTNLAKQGLLDFILPECEFKVEVTFDGQTSQAELALETLLLEPDHNRFCLLWKTEINCHKNPLLLNEIDISLTRGRHFSD, encoded by the coding sequence ATGTTACAGCTGGTCAACCATACTCCTTTTACCAGTCAGCTCTTGATCACGACCAACCCTGAGGGTGAAGATATTGCCGTACTGTGCATCAAGGCCAGCTTCAGCTTGTTGCCCGAGGTAATGCTGGCACAAGAGCAACTGCCGGTGCAACTCAGCGATGAATTTATCGGCGATCCGCAAAGCTCCAGCCTGTTATATGCAAGTGAATGCCTGTTGGCCAAACCCGGACAGGATATCGTGGTAAACGGCGCCGCCTGGTCTCCCACCGGCAAGCCCGAGCCTGTGTTTGACTGCGGCATCAGCATAGGCAGGTTTGCAAAAAGTATCCGGGTCTTTGGCGATCGCCACTGGCATAAGGGCAATATCAGCACGCCGCTACCGGTAGTTTCCATGCCCCTCGTTTATGAAAATGCCTATGGCGGCTGTCACCACTTTTTACCCGATCAGCCGCTGTCACCGCAATCTGCCATTTTTTACCCGCAAAATCCCATAGGAAAAGGGTTTTGCGGGCGAAGGAAAAAAAAAGACATCCAGGGACTGCCCTTACCTAATCTGGAAAATCCGCAACAACTGATCGCCAATATTCAAGACACAGTATTGCCCTGGAGCCTGGGATATATTCCCGGCCACTGGTCCCCGAGAAAAGCATACAGCGGCAGCTATGACAGCCAATGGCAGCAGCAGCGCAGTCCCCTGTTGCCGCTGGATTTTGAGCGAAAATTTTTCCTTACCGGCGCCTATGGCTGCAACCTGCCCCCCGGCTCTCTTGGTGGCGGGGAAAAAGTAAAACTGACCAACCTGGCAAAACAGGGCTTACTCGACTTTATACTGCCCGAGTGTGAATTCAAGGTAGAAGTGACCTTTGACGGTCAAACTTCCCAGGCCGAGCTGGCCCTGGAAACCCTGTTATTAGAGCCGGATCACAATCGTTTTTGTTTATTGTGGAAAACAGAAATCAACTGCCACAAAAATCCCTTGCTGTTAAATGAAATAGACATTTCCCTCACCAGGGGCCGACACTTTTCCGATTAG
- a CDS encoding DUF4150 domain-containing protein, whose protein sequence is MATTVYANGRGVVHKKSGGISLVFPDVCKTPTPGGPVPIPYPNTGKASDTSSGTKKVKLDGQMAMVKGANYSTSIGDEAGSLGGIISGVTKGKCEFMLYSFDVKFEGKNVCRLGDPLFHNKKNSMG, encoded by the coding sequence ATGGCGACAACTGTATATGCCAACGGCAGAGGGGTAGTACACAAAAAAAGCGGCGGCATAAGCCTGGTCTTTCCCGATGTCTGTAAAACCCCGACCCCCGGTGGACCTGTGCCTATCCCCTACCCCAATACCGGCAAGGCATCCGATACCAGCTCAGGCACAAAAAAAGTCAAGCTTGATGGACAGATGGCCATGGTTAAGGGGGCAAACTATTCCACCTCCATCGGAGATGAAGCAGGCTCTCTCGGCGGTATTATCAGCGGCGTCACTAAGGGGAAATGTGAATTTATGCTCTATTCCTTCGATGTAAAATTTGAAGGTAAAAATGTCTGCCGCCTGGGAGATCCCCTGTTTCACAACAAGAAAAACAGTATGGGATAA